In Hamadaea flava, a genomic segment contains:
- the orn gene encoding oligoribonuclease — translation MAADLLVWIDCEMTGLNLGSDALIEVAALVTDPDLNVLGDGVDVVIHTEDAQLDGMLEVVKEMHEKSGLTDEVRRSAVTLAEAEQLVMNYITQYVPEPRTAPLCGNSIATDRGFLARDMPLLDNHLHYRMIDVSSIKELCRRWYPRVYFGQPQKGLAHRALADIKESIRELAYYRQTIFVPLPGPDVDTAKGIAGTLV, via the coding sequence ATGGCTGCTGATCTTCTCGTCTGGATCGACTGCGAGATGACCGGTCTGAACCTGGGTTCGGACGCGCTCATCGAGGTCGCCGCGCTCGTCACCGATCCCGATCTCAACGTGCTCGGCGACGGCGTCGACGTCGTGATCCACACCGAGGACGCGCAGCTCGACGGCATGCTCGAGGTCGTCAAGGAGATGCACGAGAAGTCGGGTCTCACCGACGAGGTACGCCGCTCGGCCGTCACCCTGGCCGAGGCGGAGCAGCTCGTCATGAACTACATCACGCAGTACGTGCCGGAGCCGCGTACCGCCCCGCTGTGCGGCAACTCGATCGCGACCGACCGGGGCTTCCTCGCCCGGGACATGCCGCTGCTCGACAACCACCTGCACTACCGGATGATCGACGTCTCCTCGATCAAGGAGCTGTGCCGCCGCTGGTACCCTCGGGTGTACTTCGGGCAGCCGCAGAAGGGCCTGGCCCACCGCGCGCTCGCCGACATCAAGGAGAGCATCCGCGAACTGGCGTACTACCGGCAGACGATCTTCGTGCCGCTGCCGGGGCCGGACGTCGACACCGCCAAGGGCATCGCGGGGACGCTCGTCTGA
- a CDS encoding L,D-transpeptidase has product MAGFRAMIMVAVLGGATALAGCTATKDAAQSTTSAQAPQENLALTVSPADRASGVPISAEIGIKLGSGTVDGVDVRDAAGQKIAGELRSDASAWVPTAPLKYAQRYTATVTAVGSRTHHESKSVAFTTMKQPSQVEGVGFYLFDGQEYGVGMPIPIEFVRDVPANLRAAVQKRFFVTSDPPQPGAWHWFSPTQVQYRPAAYWQPGTKLTVRLGLKGQALGGGYYGEEDKIARVRIAKDKVEVKVTNHPKQMQVFKNGTLIKTMPVSLGKASTPSSSGHMVVMEQAYTYRFDTRGEPNGGYVVDVNYAQRLTWGGEFIHSAPWSVSDQGYTNVSHGCVNIGPGNAAYLFTVMKVGTPVTVSGTEVKLAPGNGWTVWDMDWPTFLKGSAVPVASDVANAVAYEPYPKPKPSPTVAPSTSPGTAGNAQLGTPTPSAS; this is encoded by the coding sequence ATGGCTGGATTCCGAGCGATGATCATGGTCGCCGTACTGGGCGGCGCGACGGCACTGGCGGGATGCACCGCCACTAAGGACGCCGCGCAGTCGACGACGAGCGCGCAGGCGCCGCAGGAGAACCTGGCGCTCACCGTCAGCCCTGCAGACCGGGCGTCGGGCGTACCGATCAGCGCCGAGATCGGCATCAAACTCGGGTCCGGAACGGTCGACGGAGTCGACGTACGCGACGCCGCCGGCCAGAAGATCGCCGGTGAACTGCGCTCGGACGCGTCGGCCTGGGTGCCCACGGCCCCGCTCAAGTACGCCCAGCGCTACACCGCCACGGTGACCGCCGTCGGCTCGCGTACGCATCACGAGTCCAAGTCGGTCGCGTTCACCACGATGAAGCAGCCGTCCCAGGTGGAAGGCGTCGGCTTCTACCTCTTCGACGGTCAGGAGTACGGCGTCGGCATGCCGATCCCGATCGAGTTCGTGCGGGACGTCCCGGCGAACCTGCGGGCGGCGGTGCAGAAGCGGTTCTTCGTGACCAGCGACCCGCCCCAGCCCGGTGCGTGGCACTGGTTCAGCCCGACCCAGGTGCAGTACCGGCCGGCGGCGTACTGGCAGCCGGGGACGAAGCTGACCGTCCGGCTGGGCCTGAAGGGACAGGCCCTCGGCGGTGGCTACTACGGCGAAGAGGACAAGATCGCCCGCGTACGCATCGCGAAGGACAAGGTCGAGGTCAAGGTCACGAATCACCCCAAGCAGATGCAGGTATTCAAGAACGGCACCCTGATCAAGACGATGCCGGTCAGCCTCGGCAAGGCCAGCACGCCCAGTTCGAGCGGGCACATGGTGGTCATGGAGCAGGCGTACACCTATCGGTTCGACACCCGGGGTGAGCCGAACGGCGGCTACGTGGTCGACGTGAACTACGCCCAGCGCCTGACCTGGGGCGGCGAGTTCATCCACTCGGCACCGTGGAGCGTCAGCGACCAGGGCTACACCAACGTCTCCCACGGCTGCGTCAACATCGGACCGGGCAACGCCGCGTACCTGTTCACCGTGATGAAGGTCGGCACCCCCGTCACCGTCAGCGGCACCGAGGTCAAACTCGCCCCCGGCAACGGGTGGACGGTGTGGGACATGGACTGGCCGACCTTCCTCAAGGGCAGCGCCGTCCCGGTCGCCTCCGACGTCGCCAACGCGGTCGCGTACGAGCCGTATCCGAAGCCCAAGCCGTCTCCGACGGTGGCGCCGAGCACCAGCCCAGGAACGGCCGGAAACGCCCAATTGGGTACGCCGACCCCCTCGGCCAGCTGA
- a CDS encoding copper resistance CopC/CopD family protein yields the protein MRRLAVMFAALLVVLVGVASPAQAHAVVVSTNPPQGGTVASAPSEVTMTFSESISPVKDKIRVTAPDGSRADKGETSVDGAVLRIPLRDDLPIGTYLVSYRVISADSHPVPGGFTFNIGAPSATVPTPTTDDSSTSRPIAVSIGVAKYVGYAGLLLAVGAAMVLLLLWPARMSRRGPRRALAAGFGLVVLSTLGQFVLQAPYVNGVPLNRTTADDLAGVLDSQFGAVMLARIGLLAVAAIVLSGALRRIVSHGEPARSDLVILGILFAGAASTWPLAGHSAASPVPAVTVVIDTVHIAAMAVWLGGLAMLTLFLLRPKTATERELTAIMPVWSRWATLSVSALLLAGVVQALIEIGTLKALVTTTYGWLILAKVALVVVILGFAYLARSYVYNAPAGNVLRWAVRVELGIAAVIIGVSATLTQTTPARVAADQPSTVQQTQNYFTTSVKAGLYTLQVDVDPAKTGQNVVHLYAYTPEGKPLKVVEWAASAALPTAGIEPVTMPLLPLTDNHASGSINLPTPGDWQMKFTLRTTEVDQESVTVTVPVG from the coding sequence ATGAGACGGCTCGCGGTGATGTTCGCGGCGTTGCTGGTGGTGCTGGTCGGGGTCGCGAGCCCCGCGCAGGCGCACGCCGTGGTGGTCTCGACGAACCCGCCCCAGGGCGGCACGGTCGCGTCCGCGCCGAGCGAGGTCACCATGACGTTCTCGGAGTCGATCAGCCCGGTCAAGGACAAGATCCGGGTCACCGCCCCGGACGGCAGCCGTGCGGACAAGGGCGAGACCAGCGTGGACGGCGCGGTCCTGCGCATCCCGCTGCGCGATGACCTGCCGATCGGCACGTACCTGGTCAGCTATCGCGTCATCTCGGCCGACTCGCACCCGGTTCCCGGCGGCTTCACCTTCAACATCGGCGCGCCGTCGGCCACCGTGCCCACGCCGACCACCGACGACAGCTCCACGAGCCGCCCGATCGCCGTCTCGATCGGGGTCGCCAAATACGTCGGGTACGCCGGGCTGCTGCTGGCCGTCGGGGCGGCCATGGTCCTGCTGCTGCTCTGGCCGGCGCGGATGTCCCGGCGTGGCCCGCGACGGGCGCTGGCGGCCGGATTCGGGCTGGTGGTCCTGTCGACGCTCGGGCAGTTCGTGCTCCAGGCGCCCTACGTCAACGGCGTACCGCTCAATCGCACGACCGCCGACGACCTGGCGGGCGTACTGGACTCGCAGTTCGGCGCCGTGATGCTCGCCCGGATCGGCCTGCTCGCCGTCGCCGCGATCGTCCTGTCCGGCGCGTTGCGGCGCATCGTCAGCCACGGCGAACCGGCGCGCAGCGACCTGGTGATCCTCGGCATCCTCTTCGCCGGCGCCGCGTCGACCTGGCCGCTGGCCGGGCACTCCGCGGCCTCCCCGGTCCCGGCGGTCACGGTCGTCATCGACACCGTGCACATCGCCGCGATGGCGGTCTGGCTCGGCGGGCTCGCCATGCTGACGCTGTTCCTACTGCGGCCGAAGACAGCCACCGAACGGGAGCTGACGGCGATCATGCCGGTCTGGTCCCGCTGGGCGACCCTGTCCGTCAGCGCACTGTTGCTGGCCGGCGTTGTGCAGGCGCTCATCGAGATCGGCACGCTGAAGGCGCTCGTCACCACGACCTACGGCTGGCTCATCCTGGCCAAGGTGGCGCTCGTCGTCGTCATCCTCGGATTCGCGTACCTGGCGCGGTCATACGTCTACAACGCTCCGGCGGGCAACGTCCTGCGCTGGGCGGTACGCGTGGAGCTGGGCATCGCCGCGGTCATCATCGGCGTCTCGGCCACCCTGACGCAGACCACTCCCGCCCGGGTGGCCGCCGACCAGCCCAGCACCGTCCAACAGACCCAGAACTATTTCACGACGTCGGTGAAGGCCGGGCTGTACACGTTGCAGGTCGACGTGGACCCCGCGAAGACCGGCCAGAACGTGGTGCACCTTTACGCGTACACGCCGGAAGGAAAGCCGTTGAAGGTCGTGGAGTGGGCGGCCAGCGCGGCCCTGCCCACCGCGGGAATCGAGCCGGTGACCATGCCTTTGCTGCCGCTGACCGACAACCACGCGTCGGGGTCCATCAACCTGCCGACGCCGGGCGACTGGCAGATGAAGTTCACCCTGCGGACGACCGAGGTGGACCAGGAGTCGGTCACCGTGACCGTGCCCGTCGGGTAG
- a CDS encoding MauE/DoxX family redox-associated membrane protein, whose product MSVSGWIRAQPWVSLVVRLALAAVFIGAGLPKIFDLPGNARAVNAYQLMSWDVAQVVGAIQPFLEVGIGLLLLVGLLTRFAAWLSAIALVAFISGIVSAWARGLSIDCGCFSKGGQLPVGVAPNYTWDIVRDVAFLALAVFLILYPSSRFSVDAQLFGPPLDMEETIDEQARAGEARSGSDRS is encoded by the coding sequence ATGTCGGTGAGCGGGTGGATCCGAGCCCAGCCCTGGGTGTCGCTGGTCGTAAGGCTGGCGCTGGCCGCCGTGTTCATCGGGGCGGGCCTGCCCAAGATCTTCGACCTGCCCGGCAACGCCCGGGCGGTCAACGCGTACCAGTTGATGTCGTGGGACGTCGCCCAGGTCGTCGGGGCGATCCAGCCGTTCCTGGAGGTCGGCATCGGCCTGCTTCTGCTGGTGGGCCTGCTGACCCGGTTCGCGGCCTGGCTGTCGGCCATCGCGCTGGTCGCCTTCATCTCCGGCATCGTCTCCGCCTGGGCGCGCGGACTGTCGATCGACTGCGGCTGCTTCAGCAAGGGCGGCCAGCTGCCGGTCGGGGTCGCCCCCAACTACACCTGGGACATCGTCCGCGACGTCGCCTTCCTGGCCCTGGCCGTCTTCCTGATCCTGTACCCCTCCAGCAGGTTCTCGGTGGACGCCCAGCTGTTCGGCCCACCACTGGATATGGAGGAAACCATCGATGAGCAAGCGCGTGCAGGAGAAGCGCGAAGCGGCTCGGATCGTTCGTGA
- a CDS encoding sigma-70 family RNA polymerase sigma factor, which translates to MPFPQPGQSGSLDEVTNWALRAREGDPVAEAAFVRTTQVEVWRLCAALLDPGTADDLTQETYLRAFRALPAFEGRSSARTWLLGIARRACADHLRQVVRRRRLEQRLAMEAATQLPGGDPADRHGSGDLVSALGDERRSAFVLTQLLGLSYAEAAEVEGVPVGTIRSRVARARTELAADVTRAMAA; encoded by the coding sequence GTGCCCTTCCCGCAACCCGGTCAGTCCGGCAGCCTCGACGAGGTGACGAACTGGGCGTTGCGTGCGAGGGAGGGCGATCCGGTGGCGGAAGCGGCGTTCGTCCGCACCACCCAGGTCGAGGTCTGGCGGCTCTGCGCGGCACTGCTCGATCCCGGGACGGCCGACGACCTCACGCAGGAGACCTATCTCCGGGCGTTCCGGGCGCTGCCCGCCTTCGAAGGACGGTCGTCCGCGCGTACGTGGCTGCTGGGCATCGCCCGGCGTGCCTGCGCCGACCACCTCCGGCAGGTCGTCCGCCGCCGTAGGCTGGAACAACGGCTGGCGATGGAAGCCGCGACGCAGCTGCCCGGCGGCGATCCCGCCGACCGGCACGGCTCGGGCGATCTGGTCTCGGCGCTCGGCGACGAACGCCGCAGCGCTTTCGTCCTCACCCAGCTCCTAGGGCTGTCGTACGCCGAAGCGGCCGAGGTCGAGGGGGTGCCGGTGGGAACGATCCGCTCCCGGGTGGCCCGCGCCCGGACCGAGCTGGCCGCCGACGTGACGCGGGCCATGGCGGCCTGA
- a CDS encoding zf-HC2 domain-containing protein, which produces MSTTRCDAVRLDLSARLDGETTELPADRLDTHVAGCDGCRSWLTEAERVTRLARVRAVGVPDLTGQILAAVAQERQTLRVRREGDRQVLRIAVAIAAAVQLVLALPVLLGVGVDPHASREMASFDIAMAVGFALAAWKPDRARAFVPVAFVLAGCLAATSFLDLAGGATHLAHEVGHVVALAQAGLLWALGRKSGVGTATVPGARTPASGGIG; this is translated from the coding sequence ATGAGCACCACCCGCTGCGACGCCGTACGCCTGGATCTGTCCGCCCGCCTCGACGGCGAGACCACCGAGCTGCCGGCCGACCGGCTCGACACGCACGTCGCCGGGTGCGACGGCTGCCGATCCTGGCTGACCGAGGCCGAGCGGGTGACCCGGCTGGCCCGCGTACGCGCGGTGGGCGTACCGGATCTGACCGGCCAGATCCTGGCCGCCGTCGCGCAGGAGCGCCAGACCCTCCGCGTACGCCGCGAGGGCGACCGGCAGGTGCTGCGGATCGCGGTCGCGATCGCCGCCGCGGTGCAGCTGGTGCTGGCGTTGCCCGTGTTGCTGGGCGTCGGGGTGGACCCTCATGCCTCGCGGGAGATGGCCTCGTTCGACATCGCGATGGCGGTCGGGTTCGCGCTGGCGGCGTGGAAGCCGGACCGCGCGCGGGCGTTCGTCCCCGTCGCGTTCGTCCTCGCCGGCTGCCTCGCCGCGACCAGCTTCCTCGACCTGGCCGGCGGCGCGACCCACTTGGCCCATGAGGTGGGTCACGTGGTGGCGTTGGCGCAGGCCGGACTGCTCTGGGCACTCGGCCGGAAGTCCGGCGTGGGCACGGCCACCGTGCCGGGCGCGCGGACGCCCGCCTCCGGCGGCATCGGGTAG
- a CDS encoding L,D-transpeptidase encodes MERTVSGRTPTGRTATRRGLLAGAGLVGVAAGLAACTSDKGSGGGTGGATESPKPDPNAAAATIVTPAKDATGVSAATEIVYELKNATEATVELKDANGTVVTGELRADGSSWVPAKTLGYSMAYTLTVTATGSDGKTGTTTSGFTTMAKPSKTVRVTSFLGDNAKAGVGMPLMYKFSRAIPEAQRAEVQKRLFVSSEPVQDGIWHWFSGTEVHYRPKEYWQAGTKVNARLAIGGLDMGDGYYGKGDITLENLTIGSAVIMVADNKTKQMTVTKDGKVVKKIPISLGKPSTPSSSGTVVIIEKFVHTIFDTYAELGPELGYRTPIDYAQRLTWGGEYIHSAPWSISSQGKRNVSHGCLNMSPANAKWLFNLTSIGDPVITKGTERQLKNGNGWTHWNMTWDEYVKGSAVPFVSAVTPTPAPSESESATPDPTASATATATPSA; translated from the coding sequence ATGGAGCGCACCGTTTCCGGCCGTACGCCAACCGGCCGCACCGCGACCCGGCGTGGCCTGCTCGCCGGCGCCGGTCTCGTGGGCGTGGCCGCCGGCCTGGCCGCCTGCACTTCCGACAAGGGCTCCGGCGGCGGCACCGGCGGGGCGACCGAATCGCCGAAGCCGGACCCGAACGCCGCCGCGGCGACCATCGTCACCCCGGCGAAGGACGCCACCGGGGTGTCGGCCGCCACCGAGATCGTCTACGAGCTGAAGAACGCCACCGAGGCGACCGTCGAGCTCAAGGACGCCAACGGCACGGTCGTCACGGGCGAGCTACGCGCCGACGGCAGCAGCTGGGTCCCGGCTAAGACGCTCGGCTACAGCATGGCGTACACGCTGACGGTGACCGCGACCGGAAGCGACGGCAAGACCGGGACCACGACGAGCGGCTTCACCACGATGGCCAAGCCGAGCAAGACGGTCCGGGTCACCAGCTTCCTGGGCGACAACGCGAAGGCCGGCGTGGGCATGCCGCTGATGTACAAGTTCAGCCGGGCCATCCCCGAGGCGCAGCGGGCCGAGGTGCAGAAGCGGCTGTTCGTGAGCAGCGAGCCGGTGCAGGACGGGATCTGGCACTGGTTCTCCGGGACCGAGGTGCACTACCGGCCCAAGGAGTACTGGCAGGCCGGCACCAAGGTCAACGCGCGCTTGGCCATCGGCGGGCTCGACATGGGCGACGGGTACTACGGCAAGGGCGACATCACGCTGGAGAACCTCACCATCGGCTCGGCCGTGATCATGGTCGCCGACAACAAGACCAAGCAGATGACGGTGACCAAGGACGGCAAGGTCGTCAAGAAGATCCCGATCAGCCTCGGCAAGCCCAGCACCCCGTCGTCCAGCGGCACCGTGGTGATCATCGAGAAGTTCGTGCACACCATCTTCGACACGTACGCCGAACTCGGCCCCGAGCTGGGTTACCGCACCCCGATCGACTACGCCCAGCGGCTGACCTGGGGCGGCGAGTACATCCACTCGGCACCGTGGTCGATCAGCTCCCAGGGCAAGCGCAACGTGTCGCACGGCTGCCTCAACATGTCCCCCGCCAACGCCAAGTGGCTGTTCAACCTGACCAGCATCGGCGACCCGGTGATCACCAAGGGCACCGAGCGGCAGCTGAAGAACGGCAACGGCTGGACGCACTGGAACATGACCTGGGACGAGTACGTCAAGGGCAGCGCCGTCCCGTTCGTGTCCGCCGTGACCCCCACACCCGCCCCGTCGGAGTCCGAGTCCGCCACACCGGACCCGACAGCGAGCGCCACCGCGACTGCCACGCCCTCCGCGTAA
- a CDS encoding DsbA family protein, which produces MSKRVQEKREAARIVREQLAREQRRKRTLWITIGVVAVLVIGGMIGYAIYASQKPTSFNTPAHANAEGTAIVTGSGKVSVDVYQDYLCPYCKQLHDSAGPTLAALAEQNKITLNIHPIAILDQSSTNQYSTRSAAASGCAADGGKFLAFNDALYANQPAEGGAGPTNEELITTGQGVGLTDTSFASCVTGGTYMTWPQHTTDAASENGVSGTPTVFVNGKKVTASLDSITAAITAAGGDASVAPTPSAS; this is translated from the coding sequence ATGAGCAAGCGCGTGCAGGAGAAGCGCGAAGCGGCTCGGATCGTTCGTGAGCAGCTCGCCCGCGAGCAGCGTCGCAAGCGCACCCTGTGGATCACGATCGGCGTGGTCGCCGTCCTGGTGATCGGCGGCATGATCGGATACGCGATCTACGCGAGCCAGAAGCCGACGAGCTTCAACACACCGGCTCACGCGAACGCCGAGGGCACCGCCATCGTGACCGGGTCGGGCAAGGTGTCGGTCGACGTCTACCAGGACTACCTGTGCCCGTACTGCAAGCAGCTGCACGACAGCGCCGGGCCGACGCTGGCCGCGCTCGCCGAGCAGAACAAGATCACGCTGAACATCCACCCGATCGCGATCCTCGACCAGTCGTCGACCAACCAGTACTCGACCAGATCCGCGGCGGCTTCCGGTTGCGCGGCTGACGGCGGCAAGTTCCTCGCCTTCAACGACGCCTTGTACGCCAATCAGCCCGCGGAGGGCGGCGCCGGGCCGACGAACGAGGAGCTGATCACGACCGGGCAGGGTGTCGGGCTGACCGACACGTCCTTCGCGAGCTGCGTGACCGGTGGCACCTATATGACCTGGCCCCAGCACACCACGGACGCGGCGAGCGAAAACGGGGTGAGCGGCACTCCGACGGTGTTCGTCAACGGTAAGAAGGTCACCGCGTCGCTGGACTCGATCACCGCCGCCATCACCGCCGCCGGAGGTGACGCGTCGGTGGCGCCGACCCCGTCCGCCAGCTGA
- a CDS encoding EamA family transporter: MRLLLTALAPLAWGSTYAVTTQLLPADRPLLAGMLRALPAGLLLLLLTRKLPSGRWWGKAFVLGVLNIGAFFPLLFLAAYRLPGGVAAVLGSVQPLIVIGLSAFLLNQRPLLRAVAAGAIGVLGVALVVLRPGASFDAVGLAAGLVGAAAMAAGTVLSKRWGRPDGVNALTTTAWQLTAGGLVIVPLALLIEGAPPALSLTNIAGYAYLATVNTAVAYWLWFRGLAALPASSAGFLGLLSPVAAMIIGWAALGQALAPVQVVGAVVALGATVAGALVAARPTPAPLPSPSLAAPR, translated from the coding sequence ATGAGACTGCTGCTGACCGCGCTCGCCCCGCTCGCCTGGGGCTCAACGTACGCCGTCACGACCCAACTGCTCCCGGCCGACCGGCCGCTGCTGGCGGGAATGCTGCGGGCGCTGCCGGCCGGGCTGCTTCTGCTGCTGCTCACCCGGAAACTGCCCAGCGGACGCTGGTGGGGCAAGGCGTTCGTGCTCGGGGTGCTCAACATCGGGGCGTTCTTCCCGCTGCTCTTCCTGGCGGCGTACCGGTTGCCGGGCGGCGTCGCCGCGGTGCTCGGCTCGGTGCAGCCGCTGATCGTCATCGGGCTCTCCGCTTTCCTGCTGAACCAGCGACCGCTCCTGCGGGCCGTCGCCGCTGGGGCGATCGGCGTACTCGGGGTCGCGCTGGTGGTCCTGCGTCCGGGTGCCTCGTTCGACGCCGTCGGTCTCGCCGCGGGACTGGTCGGGGCGGCCGCGATGGCGGCGGGAACGGTGTTGTCCAAGCGATGGGGCCGGCCCGACGGAGTGAACGCCCTGACGACGACGGCGTGGCAGCTCACCGCGGGCGGACTCGTGATCGTCCCGTTGGCGCTGCTCATCGAGGGCGCCCCGCCAGCCCTGTCGCTGACCAACATCGCCGGGTACGCCTACCTCGCGACGGTGAACACGGCGGTGGCGTACTGGCTCTGGTTCCGGGGACTGGCAGCGCTGCCGGCGAGTTCGGCCGGCTTCCTCGGGCTGCTCAGCCCGGTCGCCGCGATGATCATCGGGTGGGCTGCGCTGGGACAGGCGCTGGCGCCGGTGCAGGTCGTCGGGGCGGTCGTCGCCCTCGGCGCTACCGTCGCCGGCGCGCTCGTCGCCGCGCGTCCCACTCCCGCCCCGCTGCCGTCGCCGTCGCTCGCCGCTCCGCGCTGA
- a CDS encoding GTP-binding protein, which yields MASEPADGRARPVPTAIKILIAGGFGVGKTTLVGAVSEILPLHTEEVLTSESTESDDLSGVEGKTTTTVTMDFGRITFGDNVVLYLFGTPGQDRFWFLWDELALGALGAVVLADTRRLADCFPSIDYFERRETPFIVAVNCFYGEQPFEADAVRNALALDPNVPLVMCDVRDRASGREVLIALIEHVRSLRLAAAAR from the coding sequence ATGGCCTCCGAACCAGCTGACGGCCGGGCGCGTCCGGTGCCGACGGCGATCAAGATCCTGATCGCGGGCGGCTTCGGCGTAGGCAAGACGACGCTCGTGGGTGCGGTGAGCGAGATCCTGCCACTGCACACCGAGGAAGTCCTGACATCGGAGAGCACCGAATCCGATGATTTGTCCGGAGTGGAGGGAAAAACCACCACGACGGTGACGATGGACTTCGGCCGGATCACGTTCGGCGACAACGTCGTCCTCTACCTGTTCGGCACTCCGGGCCAGGACCGGTTCTGGTTCCTGTGGGACGAGTTGGCCCTCGGCGCCCTCGGCGCGGTCGTGCTCGCCGACACCCGGCGGCTGGCCGACTGCTTCCCCTCGATCGACTACTTCGAACGGCGGGAGACCCCGTTCATCGTGGCGGTGAACTGCTTCTACGGCGAGCAGCCGTTCGAAGCCGACGCCGTACGCAACGCGCTGGCCCTGGATCCCAACGTTCCACTGGTCATGTGCGACGTCCGGGATCGCGCGTCCGGCCGGGAGGTGCTGATCGCGCTCATCGAACACGTTCGCTCGCTGCGGCTCGCCGCCGCCGCCCGCTAG
- a CDS encoding glycosyltransferase 87 family protein → MPEPARNRRLAIVAVTWVVAAVAFWWLFRGQHFFDLKIYISAEKWWLDGHELYDFAQPDDLQGRLYFTYPPFAALIMAPLGLLPQGLGIGLLTAGTIAAVVVTTWWVTGGLAHRLAIPHWYAFGLATPLVFVIEPIRTTLSFGQINMYLVALILLDLLVLLPRGSRFTGVGIGLAAAIKLTPALFIIYLLVTRRIKEAFVAAGTAIGVTLLAALIAPTATRDFWFGALWDTSRVGRTDYTANQSLNGLLSRLAAPDRPDQALWAGLAVAVAVYGLWRASIAARGGDEITGLALTGLTAGLISPITWVHHMYWFVPAIVALVGAAYAARGNRRGWLLPAAVAAYAICVIGVDTFVDWGVEQRPTPGVREFLLRNAFVLLSLALVLLLPVPTRRPAPEPLENGPIVRSGTQG, encoded by the coding sequence ATGCCTGAGCCAGCGCGCAACCGCCGACTCGCGATCGTCGCCGTCACCTGGGTGGTCGCCGCGGTCGCCTTCTGGTGGCTGTTCCGTGGGCAGCACTTCTTCGACCTGAAGATCTACATCAGCGCCGAGAAGTGGTGGCTCGACGGTCACGAGCTCTACGACTTCGCCCAGCCCGACGATCTGCAGGGCCGGCTCTACTTCACCTATCCCCCGTTCGCCGCCCTGATCATGGCGCCGCTCGGGCTGCTGCCGCAGGGTCTCGGGATCGGCTTGCTGACCGCGGGCACGATCGCCGCCGTCGTGGTCACCACGTGGTGGGTCACCGGCGGGCTCGCCCACCGGCTCGCCATTCCCCACTGGTACGCCTTCGGCCTGGCGACGCCGCTGGTCTTCGTGATCGAACCGATCCGGACGACGCTGTCGTTCGGGCAGATCAACATGTATCTCGTCGCCCTGATCCTCCTCGATCTGCTGGTGCTGCTGCCGAGGGGCAGCCGTTTCACCGGGGTCGGCATCGGGCTGGCCGCCGCCATCAAGCTCACCCCGGCGCTGTTCATCATCTATCTGCTGGTCACTCGGCGTATCAAGGAAGCCTTCGTGGCAGCCGGCACCGCGATCGGCGTGACCCTGCTCGCAGCCTTGATCGCCCCGACCGCGACCCGGGACTTCTGGTTCGGGGCGCTGTGGGACACCTCGCGGGTCGGCCGGACCGACTACACCGCGAACCAGTCGCTGAACGGGCTGCTCAGCCGGCTGGCCGCGCCGGACCGGCCGGATCAGGCGCTGTGGGCCGGGCTCGCCGTCGCGGTGGCGGTGTACGGGCTGTGGCGCGCGTCGATCGCCGCCCGCGGTGGGGACGAGATCACCGGGCTGGCGCTGACGGGGTTGACCGCCGGGCTGATCAGCCCGATCACCTGGGTCCACCACATGTACTGGTTCGTGCCGGCGATCGTGGCGCTCGTCGGGGCCGCGTACGCCGCCCGGGGCAACCGCCGGGGCTGGCTGCTGCCGGCCGCCGTCGCCGCGTACGCCATCTGCGTGATAGGCGTCGACACGTTCGTGGACTGGGGCGTCGAACAGCGACCGACCCCCGGCGTACGCGAATTCCTGCTGCGTAACGCATTCGTGCTGCTGTCGCTGGCGCTCGTCCTGCTGCTGCCGGTGCCGACCCGGCGGCCCGCGCCGGAGCCACTCGAAAACGGACCTATTGTCCGTTCTGGGACGCAGGGCTAA
- the bcp gene encoding thioredoxin-dependent thiol peroxidase, which yields MRLEPGDTAPDFTLTTATGDQLALSDLLKQGKKVILYAYPAAMTPGCTTQACDFRDNLASLTAHGYNVVGISPDGPDKLTKFVDRDALTFPLVSDPDKAVLSAYGAFGEKMNYGKKMMGVIRSTFVIDPDGKIEKAFYNVKATGHVAKLRRDLAID from the coding sequence ATGCGACTGGAACCCGGCGACACCGCACCCGACTTCACGCTGACCACCGCGACCGGCGACCAGCTGGCCCTCAGCGACCTGCTGAAGCAGGGCAAAAAGGTCATCCTGTACGCCTACCCGGCCGCGATGACGCCCGGCTGCACCACGCAGGCCTGCGACTTCCGGGACAACCTGGCCTCGCTGACCGCGCACGGGTACAACGTCGTCGGCATCTCCCCCGACGGCCCGGACAAACTCACGAAGTTCGTCGACCGGGACGCGCTGACCTTCCCGCTGGTCTCCGACCCCGACAAGGCTGTGCTCTCGGCGTACGGGGCCTTCGGGGAGAAGATGAACTACGGCAAGAAGATGATGGGCGTGATCCGGTCGACCTTCGTCATCGACCCGGACGGCAAGATCGAGAAGGCGTTCTACAACGTCAAAGCCACCGGCCACGTCGCCAAACTCCGCCGCGACCTAGCCATCGACTAG